In the Triticum aestivum cultivar Chinese Spring chromosome 2B, IWGSC CS RefSeq v2.1, whole genome shotgun sequence genome, gtgcagtgcgccattagaaggcaaaactagtgcgccactagcatgccttttcctagtagtgatcatggcagttctgctaaaaacagcatcagtacaggttagtttcattcaaatcatgcaagttagagttcaaaacaagggcaaaagtgtttggaaaaatagatacgttggagacgtatcagtttcatatacaacatgacaaacttgtgatgtgtctgcttgtttcttttttagaatgcagacaaaatgttggagaagagtaccccgctatggaatggtaaaggaagtaatgaagataaggttcaagagagcgagacatccctgttggtcttcaAGAAAGCTGAAAAAACTATCTCGACGATAatgagacaacccaaaagtcatgtcttgatgccGCACGTCTTTTCTGGAGGCTATTTGAATTTCTTCTCTTACCTTCCAGTTGGCCGCATACCTTTGGATCGTCTTCCTTATTCTAATCCATGATTCTCTCACTCCCAGCGGATCTCCTTCTTTGCAGGGGCATCCCCGCTCTATGCCGATCTCCGTCGTGCACTCTGGCTCCAAAAATGCCGCCGGCGGGCTTCCCTGCCCGGCCCCGTCCGGCGATCGCCCTGACCTGGTCTCCGTAAATCACGCAATGACCTAGATGACAATATGCAATATATTTTAAAACAGATATTGTAGTAGTACTccatccgatccatattaattgtcgctgagtTAGTCTCTAAATCAGCGACAGTTAATATGAATTGGAGGAGTAGTATTTTCTTTGAAATTCTTAGAGCAGTTGAATCCCTCTGCATAGATTAAACACAGAGACAGGCCTATGAAACGCGTAGACCCAGTATTTGTCATACAAAAACCTATAAACTGCCCTCAAATATACACAAGTTTACATTTGACGACTCTTTCACAGTCCAGTTGGTAGAGGAACTGTCTGCAGCCCGCAGAGCATAGTCGCCGTGCATATGGCGCGCCCACGACATGCCTGCGCAACAAGACAAGCATGATGCTTCCAACCTTTTCTTCTCTTCTCCACATCGACGAGCCTAATCAACAAGCTGACTcctttctctcaaaaaaaaaaacaagctGACTCATTCCTTTTTGATCATCTCCCAACAACCAGCATCGCACGTCCGGAAGTAGATTTAAAATTGGTTCCTCGCTAAccacactcctctccctctccaTATATAATCCCGACCACCCCGTCCTTCTCATCTCATCAGAATCCAGAGTCCACACGCGAGAGCTCACACCGACAGACATGGGGAACTGCCAGGCGGCGGACGCGGCGGCCGTGGTGATCCAGCACTCGGGCGACGGCAAGGTCGAGCGCCTCCATTGGCCGACCACCGCGGCGGACGTCATGCGCAGGAACCCCGGCCACTACGTCGCCCTCGTCGTCCTGCATCACGTCGACGCCGAGCCCGaacccgccgtcgccggagaaaaTGGAGGTGCGAGGATAACCAAGATCAAGCTCCTCAAGCCAAAGGACACGCTCCTCCTCGGCCAGGTCTACCGCCTCATCACCTCCCAAGGTTCGTGCCGAATTAGTATCCTGGTGAATCCAGCAGTTCTTGGATTGGATTCCTTTTGCTTCTTGCCCTGTTCGCTCTGTAACTTACAATGGAGATTAATCTTTGCCCAAGAAAATACAATGGAGATTAATCGACCAATCGTGATGCGTTCGTGCAGAGGTAACCAAGGCCGTGCAGGCGAGGAAGCAGGAGAGGATGCGCGGCTGCGACGAGGTGATTGAGCAGCAGCGGCCACGGCTGTACCGGCGGCGACAACAGCAGAGGCCCAGGGGCGACGACGCGGCCACGGCCGCCAACGGAGAACAGAGCCAGCCCGCCGACCACCAGGAACGGAAGCGGTTGGAGAAGGACCGGCACCACCGGAGCATCACCGCCGCCCGCGGCAGAGGCAGAGGCGGGCACTGGCGCCCGGCGCTGCAGAGCATCACGGAGTCGTCGTCGAGCGCTAGCGGACACACCGACTGCGAGGATACACGTAAATGAACTACACAGAAAAGTAGAACAAGGTATTGGCGGTGCTAGAAATGTACTCCATGCATTAATTATTCCATTGGAGGAGTACGTTCATTAGGCGATCTGAATGTATCCCATCGGCTTCTCTCCTGTTTGAATCCGTTTTGGAGATACAGTGGCATGCATTGCCCGTTCttaattttctttttctgaagATTACCCGTTCGTCGAGGATCTAGCATTTtacctttttttttttgcgaggaataACTTCAGACTACCTGATGTATTATTTTGTAAAgtttttgtgaataattaataaaatggctgcatccATCACTAGGtcttcctccttttcaaaaaaataaataaataagccgCACGGGTTATTCCCAGTAGCGCCAAGGATAGATAcatgctcattgtgtttgtattctCTGTTGAAGCTTGGTGAAGCATAATCCTACCGTGAGGAAATGCTATACGCTTGGTATGTTCTCCTCCAAGCAGAATCAAGGAGGTCATGGATGCGGCTATTTAGAGGCATATTGTTTATATATCAGTTTGGAACAAGAAAATGAAAACGGAAATAAATGCCCTCTCTATATGATAGCACATCGGGTCACCCTCATTTTCAAAATCCACCCACTTAAATGTCTCATAACAAGACCGGTGGTTACAGGAAGACTGGCAAGATGAGGCGATGACTACATTATAAGTCAATAGAAAACAATATTTAGTGCGAAAATCTGCATTAGGTGATTAGGCGATGATGGGATGGctaaaaaaactgaaaaaattgTCACAGAGTGCTCTCCGCTTGCGCATTCAGTTTCAGTTGTCAGTTCTAACAATTTCTAGTGTGATGGTATAAGGACACGGATACATTTCTGTGAGAGGTCATGATCGATGAAACAGTGGTAGTTAGGCTCATGTCAAAGAATGGTGAGACCGCATGGTCAATGGTTAAGAAAAAACAGTGATTTGTTAATTGAAAATTGTGAAGCCTCGGCATTCACTTTCCACAGCAATTTGAATATACTAGCGAGTCTCCATTCAAACTTGTACTACCAGCTCCAGCATATCGAATGTGGTAGCGAGTCTCCGTTCAATATTTCCTTCATTTCTTTTGACAAGACAAAACTAGTACACATTTATTACCTATATGAGTACGTTTAAATTTGTTTGTTTAATTTTTAATAATTAATTCACTTCTCAACCCCATCATTTAGCTTTTTTTATAAGGATTATCCATTTAACCAAAATTGTTCCGTtttaacctccccccccccccccccatttaacCAATCCTGTGCTTTGATTTACCTCTTCAAATTTTGTAACCATTCTGCCAagatggtcccacatgtcagggccCATGAAAGACTGGTAGATAGGCTCATTCATCTCTAAGATGAATGGTCAGGCCGCCTGGACAATACTAAAAAAACCAATATGAATTTGTTAGTTTAAAATTGAAAAGCCTCAGAAATAACTCTTCCCAGCAATTTGAATATTCTCCATTCAAATTTGTACTACTACTAGCTCTAGCATATCGAATATACTAtcgagctttgttagggtttgtatcATATTCAAGAAGACGAGACAGCGGTGGTTCCCTGAAGATAAAGTTCTCCCCCACCTAGCCCACGTCCCGGTGGTGTGTCTTGCATCGTCGGTTGGCGTGTGGAGGTGTGACTCTGGCAGATTTGTCCTtcatggatttgctcggatctagtCGTAGTTCTTCTACGTTCGTGTGTTTTCATGTaggatccttccgatctatgctACTCTTCATCAGCGGTGGTTGCTGTTCTGCTGCGGTGGTTCTATatggtcttagcacgacgacttcctgactgtctaaTACAACATGTTTTTCCAGGCTCTGATGAGGGAGGGGTGATGCCGGCGGCGCGTCATGGCCGGGctcacttcagtgcttgtagtcatcgctaggtggtctacggatctggatgtaatttttattatttttggtgcttgttgtactgccataattgaagatgaatagatcaaaagttttctCCTAAAAAAATACTACCGAGTCTCCGCTCAACAGCAACAAATTgagtgaaccaacctgtggttggatggttagagggattgtggtatccccagcccaccagggttcaagtctcgGTGCTCGtatttattcctgaatttatttcagaattttcgatgatgcacattcagtgggaggagacgttcccgtcgatgacgaagtgcctacggtgacttcataaatttcaagatgatatgccggctcagtctttcagaTGTGCTCATAAGGATAGGGTGTGCGTATGTGCGTTCATATGGGTGAATGTATGCATGTGTATATAAACGCTTGCGTCCGTACTGCGTTAAAAAAACGACAAATTGATGGGTGTGCCGCTAGCAATCATTTCCTTCATTTATCTTGATAAGACGCAAGCAACACTTTCAGTATCTCTAAACTACATGGGAATGGTGGCGCTAGGATGGTGCTTCGAGGCAACGCCAACCAAATCTTTTTCTCGTCATGCCATCACTTCTTTACATGTGATAACACACTGGTGGCTGAGTTGGAAGCTTGTCGAGAGAGAGTTACGCTCGTGCTAGAGTGGAGCTCTTACCGCGTTCATTATGGAAACAGACTGCATGGAAGCGACGATTGACGAGGAGACTATCAATAGGACCCGTGATGCTTGCCTTATTCAGGAgattaaggccttgtacaatgctaggtgGTGAGATGCCTAGAAAAATAAATCGAaattttctgaagcaccggtgcctatagAGACGTCTAACTAAATGTCTATGCTATATAAATAAGCACCAATGTTTAAAAAAGCGTGGCTTATTTCTCTAAACACCCTCTAAGCACTTTGCAGTATACAAGGCCTAAGACGTTGCTTAGGAGTGAGAGGGAGGTGGTAGTGAAAGCGATCAGGTGTACGAGGCATTGTGTTAGACATGAACTAGCCATGAAAGCGATCAGTGTAAATAATTATACGTCTTTTTTCAAGCAAcactaaagaaaaaaaaattacGTGAGCGTGGATAGGCTGGCTGCTACGGCGCAGGCCCAGGCCTAGGAAGGGACCGGAGACGAATCTAACCCAGACTGCCCGCACGCCGCTTGTCGTCCAGGTAACCCTAACTCccaaaaaaactcaaaaaaaaaaaaaaaaaccctagCTCCCAGACCCTTCTCGGATCCAGCAGCCATGGCGGGATCTTTGACGGCCGCCTCCTTCAACCCCCCCGCCGCCGATCCCGCCAGCGCCAGCCCCTCCCGCTACCCCTTCTGGGTCCTCCTCGACAGCAGAGCCTACTTCGCCGACCGCGACAATGCCACCACCGTGAAGGGCACGACGAGCACGGGCCAAGAATTCAAGGTCACCTTCTGCCTCACCGACCCGCCTGCCGTCTCCTACCTGTGCGTCCACTTTCCCGCGATCAGCATACAGGAGTGTTGCACCACAGAGCCCCGCGTCGTCTCCGCCGCCAATGACCTCGCCCTCCTCTGCTTCGCCTTCAGGTCCGGCTCCGGCACACCGAGCACAGACGATGACTCCCCCCATCACCTCGAGTACTTCGTCTACAAGGCTGCCCCCGGCGGCAAGCACTCCATCCGACGGGTCCCTCCTTCTCCTCCAGACTACTCGCACACGCTGCACGCGGCCATCGTGCCACGCGAGGGCGACAATTTCTTGGTTGCTGATCTTTCCCCGAATGGGGACCTCGGGCACTACAACCTGCACGTCTTCTCGTCGGAGACGAGCGAGTGGAGCACCAAACACGTGCAGCTGAAGGTGCCTGCCAATGTCCTGCCACGAGACCTGCCAAGCCAAACGGACAAGGTGATCCGTCTCGGAGTAAGCACCGTTGGATGGGTCGACCTCTGGCGCGGCATCGTCGTCTGTGATGTGCTTCAAAAGGATCCTGCTCTCCGCTTCCTCCCGCTGCCCAAGGCCGATTTCGACCTGCGACGGGAAGGCCGAGCACGGCAAGTGCGGGACGTCGTTGGCCTCCCCGACGGTTTCATCAACTTCGTCGAGATCGAAAACTGCATCAGATGGTTCACCGTTGTCAGTAAGAGCACGTTGAAGACAGCCGGCGTTTTTGACGTCGCGGATACCATCTCTGATGTGAAGCTCCTCAGCCATAGTGATGATGGTATGGACGACGTTACGGATGACAATCCTGTGCGGCATGCACCTGCTGGCTGGAAGATACGGACAATGCTTAGGAGCATTCATTGGGACTTATGGCACAAGAGTCGCACTGTCCATGCTGACCACATATCACCCTGCCCACCTGAACCCTCTAAGCTGACGCATCATCTATGGAATGATAGAGACATGAAATGGACATTGAGCAACCTCAAGACTACAGGGTTCCCGACCTTCAGTGTTTACGGTGGTAATGCTGTCTACCTCGTGTCTAAGGTGGAGTCTCGGGATGAAGACACATTGCTTGTTGGTGTTGATATTAGAAAGAGGAAGCTGGAAGTCATCGAACAATATTGTTGCGGCAGATCCATTTCTTTCGATCCCATTCCACTTGGTGCTGTTCAAATTGTAGGGGGGCGGGAAGTCACCGAACCATATTGTGGTGGGAGATCCACTGCTTTCAATCCTATTTCCTGTGCATTCTCCGAATATCTCAATACCACTCCAACTCCAAGGCATGGTTTTTTTAGTTTCGCTCTATTTTATATTCTGTTAACTTTCATGAAAATTCAAAGTATTTGCCACGCTAATTAAGTGTATTTAATTTCCCCAGTTCTCAACTTATTTCGCCCCATGCACCTGACACTTTGCCTCTTATTTTGCTTAAGGCCGTGTGATGAGGAAGTTGCAACAGTGTCTGTTCACAGCGGTGTGCCGAATGACCATCTTGAATTGGAGAATACAACCTCACAATTGCAAATTAGCCAGTGCAGTAAAGCTGAGAGCAAAACCTAGTTGTGGTCAATGTGAGTAGGCATACTAGCTGGTGTTTTTAAAATTTGACTTGTGAAGACATTATATGTGGGGTGAGTGATGATGGGAATCTTGGTTTATTTGTGTCAGTGACCCGGTGTTGTGATATATTGTACTTTTTGAATATTCCCTGGTTTGTTGTGGATGTTTGGCCCCCACTGTATTTTGTATTAACAGGTGACTTTTGGGAGCCGAGCTTGTTTGCTTTAACTAGTGGACTGTTTGAAAATGTCTGTTGGGCGCTTGAGTTTCAGAATTCATAGGCAGCACTCCGATAAACCTGTAAAAATGTTTCTAACAATTTTGCTGGAATTGTTTGTGTTTGTTCAGCTTTCTTCTCTTGATGAAAGCACTCCATACATTAAATGACATGATTTTATTTTTATGTATATATTAATAAAAATAGTAGTTCTTGACTCAAGATATTTAACTCTAAAATGTTAGAAATTATTGAACATTAACATTTGATTTGATATCATGATTTAAAATTAATGTGTGAAAGACCTCGGTCACCATGTTGCCTTTCTTGCATTTTGCTGGAACGCGAGGTTGAAGGCTGCGGCGGTTTGCAGGAACTGGCGAGTATGGATGCTGCAACCGGCGATGAATGAATCTACTACAACCAatttttttttgctgcaaccattCATGCTAGCTACGACCCCTGCGGCGGCGACGGTGTTTTGTTGCAACCTTAGTCGTTTTTCGCTACTACCGAAGATGTTTTTGCTACACATTCTTCACGAGGCGATGGCGTGATGAcattttttttgctgcaaccatgtggcttttttgctacatccattcttTCAGAGTTAATTACACTTTAGTACATGAACTTGCACGCTGGGTACAGATTCATACATAAACTTGAAAAATGATACAAATGGGCCACTAAACTATAATTTCAGGTACATTTTGATACATTTGCTGTTAAATCTAACGGGGTGACATTAACTTGCAGCCCACTATGTTCTGTGTATACGTATAtgcgggtccacctgtcagctgacTAGATATGTGCTGGTCACGACGGCGGAGAGGTTGGACTTCTTGTAAAGCAAAGTTGACGAAGGTATCATACGCAGGGGCGGAGCTACCCCCGGCGACCCCGGGCAGTTGCTCGGGCTGCTCCGGCCATTCTCCACTAAGTAGTACATATAAATCATGATTAATATCACTAATTACAGTGGCAAATTCTGGACAACGGCACTGTATATAGGCTTTGCCCCAGCTCCTTGAGTTGGCTGGCTCCGCCACTGAATTCATACGTGCGGCCTTGACCTTCACCGCCGGCGGAGAGGTTGAATCACCGGCCTGTGTATTCGGTATGTTGCCCGTTGGCAATACGGTGTACAAAGCTAGCTAGTTTTAACGTGTCGAGCTGCAATATCAGTCCACTAGCCTGATTGAGAAACCACATGCTTGTACGTGAGATATTGAGTTCATTCAATTGCAAAAAAGATCGACCAGGTATCCTTCTTCATATAAGACTCGAGCAATGCCTCCTGCTCCACCAAGTTCGCGTCCGGCACGATCGCCCTGCCGGCGACGACCTACTCCTCCGCGtgcagatgctcctggaggaggttgtggttgtagttggcctcggcctgcgcctcccgggaCTGCTCCTGCCGCACCATGTCCATATAATGGGCACAAGCCTCGCCGatagtcatggtgcaatgcactggcgaGGGTGGAGCGGAAGAGGAGGgtgccgtggaggaagtggaggGTGGCGTTGGCTCGTTGTCAGAGGTGTCCTCCATTTGCACGTCCTCTGGCTGCCTGCCGGCCTGCGAACCGGCAGCAATGGCGGGCATGGCCTTCTTCTGCTCCGGCTCCGACGTAAGCCTGTCTCAGAGAGCTTTGACCGCAGAGGGATCCATGAAGGGGAGTGATGTGAAGacggatgactgtggctatggccagGGCAGCGGTTTTATATAGCGCCCgtgggcggcagagggacggaTGGGTGGCGTCGGAGGAGACACCTCGGCAACCGCGTGCCATCAATGCAGGCGGCAGACGGATGGCCGGCCGGCCGTCGTGTCATTTGAACGCGCGGCAATCACCTGCACTGGGAAGCgacgcgggtggcgctctctcggccggcgcgctgcttcaatgccggcgccagtgagcaGCAGCATCCATTCTGACCGGGCATGTACGCGGGTGCTGACGCTTTAGAGCGGCGCTGACCGAAAACGCGCGGGAGGGGCGAGGGTTTTTAATGGGTCAGGACGGTCAGAAATGGGTTTGGGATCGGTctggactcccgcaaacctccctcAATTTTATCTCCGGTTCGCGAGAGAAATCACGTTTGAACTGTGCCGCGGACCGATACAGACCACGTTGGATGGCTTCCGTGATTTGGATCGTTGCGGGAGGTTTGCGTCAGTGTTGGAAATGCCCTTAGCCCTGTGCTTGAAACATCTCACGTCCGAAGGTCAAATCATACGTCTACATATTTGCTTCTCATCTAACAAGTGGACCCACTACCATGCTGGCCTGCGAGTTAACGGCAAGGCTTGCAATTACCGTTAGATTTAACAGCAGATGTAGCAAAATGTATCCGAAATTATAGTTCAGTGACCCATTTGCACCATTTTTCAACTTTATGTATGATTTTGTACCCACCACGTAAGTTTATGTACTATAGGTGtatttagagcatcttcaacagccgcgctaagcgccgcgcgcaaaaaacctgtTTGCCGCGCGCGCTTCGGCTGGTTTAGCGTGGCCgcgagcgctggctccagcagcctcgctataatgcagcgcgcgcgccgctccagcggcgcgtaaaaatgcagcgcgcgcgactcgccggACGCGCGCGAAAATGAGTTTGAAACAATTATCAAaatgaacatgtgaaatttgtCACAAACATTTTCCAAccaagttcatgcccacaagtttatccaaccaagttcaaaatgcaaactaAAAGTTCATGTCCACAAGACATAAATGAAAGACACATCAAACATCTTTCTCGTCTTCGTTCTCATcttccgaagacgattcttccgcctccgaagatgaatcttcctccctatCCTCATCACGCAtcgcatcacgtgaagctccgacggtgttggcaagatcttcaacggcatcttcatgggaatgtgtgtgaggAGGCACATTGAAAGACATTCCACCCATgaccggaggtgcacccatgcctcccataagAGTAGCGAAACTCATGCCTCTATATGTGAGATGATGCATtgaaaaaacaagaagaaaataaaatttggaatttttttcaccttggggcatttcgtcgaacacatggtgcgcgtcggcggccggctcaacgagtgagctcgccggcgcttcggtagccgccgcggccgtcgaacgccctgcaagcttctttcccCTCGCCTTCGTGCCGCCGGAGCCATCCGCCGCCTTGTTTTTCTTCGCCGAAGttttgcccttcttcggccgcaccgcattggggagcttcgacggtgcggcggcggcacgggacggcaccggcgcgacgccacccgtcGCCGTGGTCATCCGCGGCGTCAAGAAGAGGCTGCGCGCCAGGCCGGcgctcggcggagctccggcggtggcgacgccAAAGCTCCCCACGCTagggtttccggcggcggcggcggggggggggggggggggaggaggggggtCGCGGCTGTACAACGGGGTGAGCGGGATGCCGGTGTGCGCGTCCATGGGTGGcagggcgccggcgcgcgcggg is a window encoding:
- the LOC123040479 gene encoding uncharacterized protein, whose product is MGNCQAADAAAVVIQHSGDGKVERLHWPTTAADVMRRNPGHYVALVVLHHVDAEPEPAVAGENGGARITKIKLLKPKDTLLLGQVYRLITSQEVTKAVQARKQERMRGCDEVIEQQRPRLYRRRQQQRPRGDDAATAANGEQSQPADHQERKRLEKDRHHRSITAARGRGRGGHWRPALQSITESSSSASGHTDCEDTRK
- the LOC123040480 gene encoding uncharacterized protein, whose product is MAGSLTAASFNPPAADPASASPSRYPFWVLLDSRAYFADRDNATTVKGTTSTGQEFKVTFCLTDPPAVSYLCVHFPAISIQECCTTEPRVVSAANDLALLCFAFRSGSGTPSTDDDSPHHLEYFVYKAAPGGKHSIRRVPPSPPDYSHTLHAAIVPREGDNFLVADLSPNGDLGHYNLHVFSSETSEWSTKHVQLKVPANVLPRDLPSQTDKVIRLGVSTVGWVDLWRGIVVCDVLQKDPALRFLPLPKADFDLRREGRARQVRDVVGLPDGFINFVEIENCIRWFTVVSKSTLKTAGVFDVADTISDVKLLSHSDDGMDDVTDDNPVRHAPAGWKIRTMLRSIHWDLWHKSRTVHADHISPCPPEPSKLTHHLWNDRDMKWTLSNLKTTGFPTFSVYGGNAVYLVSKVESRDEDTLLVGVDIRKRKLEVIEQYCCGRSISFDPIPLGAVQIVGGREVTEPYCGGRSTAFNPISCAFSEYLNTTPTPRPCDEEVATVSVHSGVPNDHLELENTTSQLQISQCSKAESKT